TCTCATCCGCGCGAGGTCGATGTGACATGAGTCAGGCACCCACCCGCGAAGTCGCAAAGCGCGTCTTCGCACGCGAGTTCAACGACGCGACGTACACGTTCAAGGAATCCGACGACGAGCGCGCCCCCAACTTCGCGCTCTTGCCGACGGGCGACCGCGCCAACCGCGTGTTCGTCGTCGGCACCCTCACCGAGACCGAGGACATCGGTGACGACTCGGAGTACTGGCGTGGCCGCGTGGTCGACCCCACGGGCACGTTCTTCGTGTACGCTGGCCAGTACCAGCCCGACGCGGCCTCGTTCCTGCGCGAGACCGAACCGCCTGCCTACGTCTCCGTCGTGGGCAAGCCGCGCACGTTCGAGACCGACGACGGGAGCATCAACGTCTCTCTGCGGCCGGAGTCCATCACGCCGGTGGACGAGGCCACCCGCAACCGCTGGGTCGTCGAGACCGCAGAGCGCACCCTCGACCGCATCGAGGCCTTCGACGACGAGACCAACGAGTACGCCGCCATGGCCCGCGAGCACTACGACCCCGACATGCTGAGCATGTACCGGGACGAGGTCATCCAGGCACTGGAGAGCATGGACGGCGTCGGCGGTGACGACGAGGAAGAGGACGAAGCGGAAGCCCCGGCCTGAGACCGGCCGACGTTCCTTTATTCGACCCGCGTCGAGACGGCGACGAGTAGCGACGCGACGGCCATCCCGAACGGGCCTGCGGCCCTGAAGCCGCCCGCAGCTGCGGCGACCACGCCGAGGACCACCACGACATAGCCGACGAGCGCGAGGCCGCTGCCGGGGTCGCGCCGAAGCGCCTCGCGACCGTGGACGACGGCACCGGCGAGGAGCACCGCGTGGGTGACCGCGAGGA
This window of the Haloarchaeobius amylolyticus genome carries:
- a CDS encoding RPA family protein, with protein sequence MSQAPTREVAKRVFAREFNDATYTFKESDDERAPNFALLPTGDRANRVFVVGTLTETEDIGDDSEYWRGRVVDPTGTFFVYAGQYQPDAASFLRETEPPAYVSVVGKPRTFETDDGSINVSLRPESITPVDEATRNRWVVETAERTLDRIEAFDDETNEYAAMAREHYDPDMLSMYRDEVIQALESMDGVGGDDEEEDEAEAPA